Sequence from the Thermocoleostomius sinensis A174 genome:
AACCGAATCCTCCCTCCACCTCTCCACCCCCATCCAGTTTCATCGAACAGCATCCCGATTGGCAAGCTTGTTTAAATGGAGACCCTGTAAATTCTGTGGATGATATTTGGGCGATCTCCGATCTCTATGATCTCATTGTGTCTCCAGATATCACCCTAGCGTTATTATCGGCTCAAATTCGTGGATTATTGGTTGTACGATTGCAGTATCGGCAGCAGTTTTTGGGATATTTGAGCGTTTTTCGAGGTCAAATTGAAATTGAAACGATTTGGGCAGGACGGCTTGATAACGATGATCCGCGTCAATTACGCCCGCGTCAGTCATTTGAGACCTGGCGAGAGTTGAGGCAAGGGCAATCGCATGACTGGACATCTGCTGATGTTGAGCTAGCCCGAAACTTGGGCAATCATCTGGCAATGGCGATTCATCAATATGAGCTATATCGGCAAGTTCAGGCATTAAATACTGAGTTGGAACACCGAGTTTTAGAACGAACAACAGAATTACAACAAGCTAATGCTGAGTTGCGGCGAGAGATCGCTGAACGTGAACGTGCTTTACGAGAGCGACAACAGGCAAGGGATTCACTCAAGCGGCTCAGTCGCCAAAATGAGTTGATTTTGAATTCGGCGGGTGAAGGAATTTACGGGCTGAATCTTCAGGGTAAAACGACGTTTGTAAATCCGGCGGCTGCCAGAATCCTTGGATATGAAGTAGAAGAACTGTCAGGACAGTGCATGTATACGCTGCTCAATCACTCTAAACCAGATGGAACGCCGTATGATTGGGAAGAAAATCCCATTCATCAAACGTTAATAGAGGGAGCCGTGCAACACATCACAGAGGATTTATTCTATCGGCAAGATGGTTCTAGCTTTCCGGTAGAGTATGTTAGTACACCAATTCGTGAGCAGGGAAGAATCTTAGGGGCAGTTGTAATTTTCAAAGATATTACAGAACGACAAATTGTAGAACGAATGAAAGATGAGTTTGTTTCAGTTGTTAGTCATGAATTACGAACTCCATTGACTTCAATTCGAGCGGCATTGGGTTTGCTGGCTCGTGGCGACTTAACAATGCAACCCGACAAAAGCCAACGGATGCTCGATATTGCGTTTTCAAATACCAACCGTTTAGTTCGCCTGGTAAATGACATTCTAGACATTGAGCGGATTAAGTTCGGCAAAGTTACACTGAAAAAACACAGTTGTAATGCGGCTGATTTAATTACAGAAGCGATTGAAGTTATGCGAGCAATGGCTGAGCGATCCTCCATCAAGCTAGTGGCTAATCCGGTATCGGTTGAATTGTGGGCTGATCCCGATCGAATCATTCAAACACTGACTAATTTATTAAGTAATGCGATCAAATTTTCACCTCAAGGTTCTACTGTTTGGGTAGTCGCAGAACTAAAACAAAAAATCTTAAACCCCAAACAGCAAACAGCACCTACTATTCATTCTTCCCCTGATACGCTGCTGATTGCTGTCAAAGATCAAGGACTGGGTATTCCTGAAGATAAACTGGAAACCATTTTTGGGCAATTTCAACAACTGGATGCCTCTAATTCGGGGCATCAAGGCGGAACAGGTCTGGGGCTAGCCATTTGTCGTAGTATTGTGCAACAACATGGCGGGCAAATTTGGGCTGAAAGTAGATTAGGCAAAGGCAGCAACTTCTACTTCACCTTACCGTTACCCAAGGATAATTATCATGACCATCAAACGCATCTTGATCATTGATGATGACGCAGATATTCGAGAAGCGACCCAAATCTGTTTAGAAATCACAGGCGAATGGGACGTTCTAACAGCAAGTTCGGGTAGTGAAGGCCTAATCAAAGCGGCGGCAGAGAAGCCAGATGCTATCCTGTTAGACATTATGATGCCAGGGATGGATGGATTAACAACTTTTCAAAACTTACAGGATAATCCTGAAACTCAAAATATTCCAATTATTTTGCTGACTGCAAAGGCCCAATCAGCCGAACAGCGCCAGTTCACTCGATTAAAGGTGGCAGCAGTTATCACTAAACCCTATGATCCGTTCAGTTTATCCGATCAGGTTGCAGAAGCATTGGTTGAGAAGTTGTAGAAAATTAGTTTACTTTCTTCCCCAGTTTTTCAGGTTTTTCCCTTATTCTTTTACGTATCTTCTTAGTTCACTTCCATCTACTCTAAAGATGTTTGCAACACACAAATGAATGTGAGGAGCTTACCGTGTGTCTACCAAACGTCTTTGACATTCATTGATTGTAGCTGAATTTTAAGTATTACCATGACTACACTCATTCAACAACGCGGAGTCCGCGATCGGTGGAAGCAATTCTGTGATTGGGTCACTAGCACTGAAAATCGGTTATATATCGGTTGGTTTGGTGTTTTGATGATTCCCTTATTAGGAGTCTCCACCTGCGTGTTTGTAATTGCGTTTATTGCGGCTCCCCCCGTCGATATTGATGGAATTCGCGAACCAATCGCAGGCTCATTACTCTACGGCAATAATATCATCACGGCGGCTGTCGTCCCAACTTCCAATGCCATCGGCTTACATTTTTATCCAATTTGGGAAGCAGCAAGCATGGATGAATGGCTCTACAATGGCGGACCTTATCAGATGATTGGAGCCCACTATATTCCAGCCCTTTGTTGTTATATGGGGCGAGAATGGGAACTAAGTTATCGGTTAGGAATGCGCCCTTGGATTGCTGTCGCCTATAGTGCTCCATTAGCAGCAACGGCCTCTGTATTTTTGATTTATCCGATTGGTCAGGGCAGTTTCTCCGATGGACTACCAATGGGTATTAGCGGCACGTTCAATTTCATGTTTGTCTTCCAAGCCGAACACAATATCTTAATGCACCCGTTCCACATGTTAGGAGTTGCTGGAGTATTTGGAGGATCGCTATTCTGCGCGATGCATGGCAGTCTAGTTACGTCTAGCTTGGTACGAGAGACAACAGAGTCAGAATCGCAGAATTTAGGCTATAAATTTGGACAGGAGGAGGAAACCTATAATCTACTGGCTGCTCATGGCTATTTTGGCCGCTTAATTTTTCAGTATGCCAGCTTTAATAATTCACGATCGCTGCATTTCTTTTTGGCAGCGTTTCCAGTGATTTGTATTTGGTGCACAGCGTTGGGCATCAGTACGATGGCATTTAATTTAAATGGTTTCAACTTTAATCAATCTGTTTTGGATTCGCAAGGTCGAGTGATTAATACTTGGGCGGATGTCATTAATCGCGCAAATCTAGGCTTTGAGGTTCTGCATGAGCGCAATGCCCATAATTTCCCCTTAGATTTAGCTGGAGGAGAAGGCATTCCTGTAGCTATGCAAGCCCCCAGTATTTCTAGTTGAATTGGCGTTGTAAAAGCAGTGATCGGAGGAGAGCGATCGCAAATCATTTTGGTTTTAGCGCGTTGAAAGCTTGCAATAGTCAATCATTCTTGTTATCATCTCAACCTTCCTCCAATCAAAATAAACGGTATAGACTCGGGCATTTTCTATAGGAAAATGCCTTTTTCATCTTATTCAAATATTATTTTCAATTTGTTGTGAAGTTTTGTTAAATCACTTCTTTTCTTCATAGGTTTTTTATGTTTTTTCTCTATCTTTATAAACATCTTCAGTTTGATTTATTAATGATCTAAGCTGCCAAACAAACTGAATGCTTTGTCTAGAATGGATTCCATTTGATTTCTGGAATTTTCAATTTGGGAACGCTGAATTTCGTTTTTAGCTAGCTCAACACTGTGTTCGATATTGTTAGGCTAGTTATTGTCAAGATCAACAACAATTCAACATAAACTTGGTATTTCAATGCAGTGATTACTCACATTTTTCAAACGTAATCAAGCATGAAAACAACTATCTGAAGAA
This genomic interval carries:
- a CDS encoding ATP-binding protein, whose translation is MSQPDFILTESISSPEILLHRMTNRIRQSLELPDILASTVTEVRAFLKTDRVKVYRFHPDGSGEVIAEAIHEKRLPSLIGHRFPAGDIPPEARELFLKARQRTIVNVAASQIGTSPLRCPKTGTLSATDIQFRPVDPCHAEYLTAMGVQSSLVVPILSANQLWGLLVSHHHAPRRVAKRELKVVQSVADQVSVAIAHSTLLSQTRLQAQQEATINYVVSLLHSTTEMQFQAALEQTVAALQGIGGRIYITPQSPSQTPQLFTYGTQPNPPSTSPPPSSFIEQHPDWQACLNGDPVNSVDDIWAISDLYDLIVSPDITLALLSAQIRGLLVVRLQYRQQFLGYLSVFRGQIEIETIWAGRLDNDDPRQLRPRQSFETWRELRQGQSHDWTSADVELARNLGNHLAMAIHQYELYRQVQALNTELEHRVLERTTELQQANAELRREIAERERALRERQQARDSLKRLSRQNELILNSAGEGIYGLNLQGKTTFVNPAAARILGYEVEELSGQCMYTLLNHSKPDGTPYDWEENPIHQTLIEGAVQHITEDLFYRQDGSSFPVEYVSTPIREQGRILGAVVIFKDITERQIVERMKDEFVSVVSHELRTPLTSIRAALGLLARGDLTMQPDKSQRMLDIAFSNTNRLVRLVNDILDIERIKFGKVTLKKHSCNAADLITEAIEVMRAMAERSSIKLVANPVSVELWADPDRIIQTLTNLLSNAIKFSPQGSTVWVVAELKQKILNPKQQTAPTIHSSPDTLLIAVKDQGLGIPEDKLETIFGQFQQLDASNSGHQGGTGLGLAICRSIVQQHGGQIWAESRLGKGSNFYFTLPLPKDNYHDHQTHLDH
- a CDS encoding response regulator, with the translated sequence MTIKRILIIDDDADIREATQICLEITGEWDVLTASSGSEGLIKAAAEKPDAILLDIMMPGMDGLTTFQNLQDNPETQNIPIILLTAKAQSAEQRQFTRLKVAAVITKPYDPFSLSDQVAEALVEKL
- the psbA gene encoding photosystem II q(b) protein; protein product: MTTLIQQRGVRDRWKQFCDWVTSTENRLYIGWFGVLMIPLLGVSTCVFVIAFIAAPPVDIDGIREPIAGSLLYGNNIITAAVVPTSNAIGLHFYPIWEAASMDEWLYNGGPYQMIGAHYIPALCCYMGREWELSYRLGMRPWIAVAYSAPLAATASVFLIYPIGQGSFSDGLPMGISGTFNFMFVFQAEHNILMHPFHMLGVAGVFGGSLFCAMHGSLVTSSLVRETTESESQNLGYKFGQEEETYNLLAAHGYFGRLIFQYASFNNSRSLHFFLAAFPVICIWCTALGISTMAFNLNGFNFNQSVLDSQGRVINTWADVINRANLGFEVLHERNAHNFPLDLAGGEGIPVAMQAPSISS